One Helicobacter ganmani genomic region harbors:
- a CDS encoding ParB/RepB/Spo0J family partition protein codes for MAKKNVGLGRGLSAILGEVEEAYQNASSDNSGLVVEIDIDKIKPNPLQPRKVFDATSLQELATSIEEHGLLQPILVYEDSKSPDYYFLIAGERRLRASKLAKKDSIKAIIVDVQEEKLRELALIENIQREDLNPIDLAQSYRELIEDYGITHEEVARRLSKSRAQITNTLRLLELGEEVQSLILENKISQGHAKVLVTLPKEQQTLIANSIIGQKLSVHETEKIAKKFKEDAKNIKDFKEVKDLRVVNSLNPNSISQLKKICKTLQSKSISANLFKNKLIVEFGNDEEVEKFSKILPNHSF; via the coding sequence ATGGCAAAAAAAAATGTAGGCTTAGGACGCGGATTAAGTGCTATATTAGGTGAAGTAGAGGAAGCTTATCAAAATGCTTCAAGTGATAATTCTGGATTGGTAGTAGAGATTGATATAGATAAAATTAAACCTAATCCATTGCAGCCACGTAAGGTTTTTGATGCTACTAGTTTGCAAGAGCTTGCTACTTCCATTGAGGAACATGGTTTATTGCAGCCTATTTTGGTTTATGAGGATAGCAAATCTCCAGATTATTATTTCTTGATTGCGGGCGAACGTAGATTGCGTGCAAGCAAATTAGCAAAAAAAGATAGTATTAAAGCTATTATTGTAGATGTGCAAGAAGAAAAGTTGCGCGAATTGGCTTTGATTGAAAATATCCAAAGAGAAGATTTGAATCCCATTGACCTTGCGCAATCTTATAGGGAATTAATTGAGGATTATGGTATTACACACGAAGAGGTTGCAAGACGACTTTCGAAATCTCGTGCGCAAATTACAAACACTTTGCGTCTTTTAGAATTAGGCGAAGAAGTGCAAAGTTTAATTTTGGAAAATAAAATTTCTCAAGGACATGCAAAAGTGCTTGTAACATTGCCAAAAGAACAGCAAACATTGATTGCAAATTCTATTATAGGACAAAAACTAAGTGTGCATGAGACAGAAAAGATTGCCAAAAAATTCAAAGAAGATGCAAAAAATATCAAAGATTTTAAAGAAGTAAAAGATTTAAGAGTAGTAAATAGTCTCAATCCCAATTCTATCTCTCAACTGAAGAAGATTTGTAAGACATTGCAGTCAAAATCTATTAGTGCGAATTTATTTAAAAATAAATTAATTGTAGAGTTTGGTAACGATGAGGAGGTAGAAAAGTTTAGCAAAATTTTACCGAATCATAGTTTTTAA
- a CDS encoding ParA family protein has translation MCEVICIANQKGGVGKTTTAVNLAASLAVEEKKVLLVDVDPQANATTSLGFHRNSIEFNIYHVLIGTKKISQIIQKTSIPTLYLAPSNIGLVGIEKEFYSQKRNGRELILKKKIEDVMDVYDYVIIDSPPALGPLTINALSAAHSVIIPIQCEFFALEGLAQLLNTIKLLRKEINPTLEIKGLLPTMYSAQNNLSRQVYADLLQHFNGQLIKEDDSKDAIAIPRNIKLAESPSFGKPVILYDVRSQGNIAYQSLARAILEKRA, from the coding sequence ATGTGTGAAGTGATTTGTATTGCAAATCAAAAGGGTGGAGTAGGCAAGACAACAACCGCTGTCAATCTTGCTGCTTCACTTGCAGTGGAAGAAAAAAAAGTACTTTTAGTGGATGTAGATCCGCAAGCAAATGCTACAACAAGTTTGGGATTCCATCGTAATAGCATTGAATTTAATATTTATCATGTTTTAATTGGAACAAAGAAGATTTCGCAAATCATTCAAAAAACTTCAATTCCCACTCTTTATTTAGCACCCTCAAATATTGGTTTAGTAGGAATTGAGAAAGAATTTTATAGTCAAAAACGCAATGGACGTGAATTGATTCTGAAAAAGAAAATTGAAGATGTAATGGATGTTTATGATTATGTTATCATAGATTCTCCACCAGCACTTGGACCATTGACAATCAATGCATTAAGTGCAGCGCATTCTGTCATTATTCCGATTCAGTGTGAGTTTTTTGCATTGGAGGGTTTGGCACAATTGCTGAATACAATCAAATTATTGAGAAAAGAGATTAATCCTACTTTGGAAATCAAAGGATTGTTGCCTACAATGTATAGTGCGCAAAATAATCTTTCTCGTCAAGTTTATGCGGATTTATTACAGCATTTTAATGGGCAACTCATTAAAGAAGATGATTCTAAGGACGCGATTGCGATTCCTAGAAATATCAAACTTGCGGAATCTCCAAGTTTTGGAAAGCCTGTGATTTTGTATGATGTGCGCTCACAGGGAAATATTGCATATCAAAGTTTAGCGCGAGCAATCTTAGAAAAGAGGGCTTAA
- a CDS encoding biotin--[acetyl-CoA-carboxylase] ligase, whose translation MQILEFDCIESTQIFLNEGIRKGELKPPIMVVAKRQSGGIGSRGNLWENVKEGLYFSFALPMETLPQDLPLESTSIYMGFIFKEVLQEEGSRVWLKWPNDLYIGKQKVGGVLCARLRDVMICGIGLNLEVTNQGFCGLDIKISKEKILESFIRRLENDKKKSSWKQIFSKYSLEFTNNFNHTFHYNGKLISLCNASLCEDGAILIEGEKIYSLR comes from the coding sequence ATGCAGATTTTAGAATTTGATTGCATAGAATCTACACAAATTTTTTTGAATGAGGGAATCCGCAAGGGCGAATTGAAACCGCCTATAATGGTCGTTGCAAAGAGGCAAAGTGGCGGAATCGGCAGTCGGGGGAATCTTTGGGAAAATGTCAAAGAGGGATTATACTTTTCTTTTGCGCTTCCAATGGAAACATTACCGCAAGATTTGCCTTTAGAATCTACTTCAATTTATATGGGGTTCATCTTTAAAGAAGTATTGCAAGAAGAGGGGTCGCGAGTTTGGCTAAAATGGCCTAATGACTTGTATATAGGTAAGCAAAAAGTAGGAGGGGTTTTATGTGCAAGGCTAAGAGATGTAATGATTTGTGGAATTGGATTGAATTTGGAGGTTACGAATCAAGGATTTTGTGGATTGGATATAAAAATTTCTAAAGAAAAAATTTTAGAATCTTTTATAAGGAGATTGGAAAACGACAAAAAAAAATCTAGTTGGAAGCAAATTTTTAGTAAATATTCGCTAGAATTTACAAATAATTTTAATCATACTTTTCATTACAACGGAAAACTTATCTCTCTTTGCAATGCTTCGCTTTGTGAAGATGGTGCAATTCTTATTGAGGGTGAAAAGATTTATAGTTTGAGATAG